A genomic stretch from Algoriphagus halophilus includes:
- a CDS encoding glycosyltransferase family 2 protein has protein sequence MKVSVVVPCFNNERLITDTLESILQQTYSNWECVVVDDGSQDGTEGKAQSYVDRDDRFRLFKRPAELPKGANSCRNFGVLKSSGEYLIFLDADDLLSKNCIEQRVNSIADEDLIIHSTAHFTKDIDEATPFFPNLNIHLSAIEYRNMFLEYMIPWHTSSGIWKKEFFTKINGFNERLLRFQDVDIHVRALSVPAIKFKLDNTAPVTSYYRKSEFHQQVTKEKRRFILNQGLAFATELKSVLPAKDYLRVQGLFIYLFFRFEEVFGLEDVKMLKNLMQANLEDSKSGKLANEFSFLVWVYGTWMTNSSRFRKYLSFMVFKKYAYSTRKKLNH, from the coding sequence TTGAAAGTATCTGTAGTTGTACCCTGCTTCAACAACGAACGGTTAATTACCGATACATTGGAGTCTATTCTCCAACAAACCTATTCTAATTGGGAGTGTGTCGTAGTAGATGACGGATCCCAAGATGGTACCGAGGGTAAGGCTCAGTCTTATGTGGATAGAGATGATCGATTCAGACTATTCAAGAGGCCAGCTGAACTTCCCAAAGGCGCCAATTCATGTAGGAATTTCGGGGTCCTAAAGAGTTCTGGAGAATATCTGATATTTCTTGATGCGGATGATTTACTGAGTAAAAATTGCATCGAACAAAGAGTAAATTCAATAGCTGATGAAGATTTAATAATTCATTCGACAGCCCATTTTACGAAAGATATAGATGAGGCAACTCCATTTTTCCCAAACCTCAATATCCATTTATCTGCTATTGAATACAGGAACATGTTTTTGGAATACATGATTCCATGGCATACCAGTAGCGGGATTTGGAAGAAAGAGTTTTTTACCAAAATAAATGGGTTTAACGAACGATTGTTGAGGTTTCAGGATGTGGATATCCATGTAAGAGCATTATCAGTTCCTGCCATCAAATTCAAACTGGATAATACTGCACCTGTTACATCCTATTACCGGAAATCCGAGTTTCATCAACAAGTCACCAAAGAAAAACGGAGGTTTATATTGAATCAAGGGCTTGCTTTTGCCACTGAATTGAAGTCGGTATTGCCCGCTAAAGACTATCTACGGGTCCAGGGATTATTTATTTATTTGTTTTTCAGGTTTGAGGAAGTGTTTGGCTTAGAGGATGTAAAGATGCTTAAAAACCTTATGCAAGCGAATCTTGAGGATTCGAAGTCGGGTAAACTAGCTAATGAATTCAGCTTTCTGGTTTGGGTTTATGGAACTTGGATGACCAATTCCAGCCGATTTAGAAAGTATTTGAGTTTTATGGTTTTCAAAAAATATGCTTACTCAACCCGAAAGAAGTTGAACCATTGA
- a CDS encoding glycosyltransferase family A protein: MDFQVLISTMNPKPDSFKGKSFHVLVISQNQTGIHFQDENLAFISFDEKGLSKSRNRALENGTGELGLIADDDVDFCENFDAKIKKAFHDFPDADIITFKILTPTGENYKNYPKSSFKHTRKSIYTVSSVEIVFKLESLKKAGIKFDERFGLGASYPSGEETIFLNDAMNKGLNIYFVPEYIVMHPLESSGKILDASYYKTKGALIKRLYGYSFNLVLGIAFLMKQYLKPQRSISLFSSFKESLIGFNSINKG; this comes from the coding sequence ATGGATTTTCAGGTACTGATTTCCACAATGAATCCAAAGCCAGATTCGTTTAAAGGGAAAAGTTTTCATGTATTAGTCATTTCTCAAAACCAAACTGGAATCCACTTCCAGGATGAAAACTTAGCGTTTATTTCCTTTGACGAAAAAGGATTATCAAAGAGTAGAAACCGAGCATTGGAAAATGGAACTGGTGAATTAGGCTTAATAGCTGATGATGACGTGGATTTCTGTGAAAATTTTGATGCTAAAATCAAAAAAGCTTTTCATGATTTCCCCGACGCAGATATTATTACCTTTAAAATATTGACTCCAACAGGAGAAAATTATAAAAATTACCCAAAGAGTTCTTTTAAACATACACGGAAAAGTATTTATACCGTGTCTTCAGTAGAGATCGTATTCAAGCTTGAAAGTTTGAAAAAAGCTGGAATTAAGTTTGATGAACGATTTGGCTTGGGGGCTTCCTATCCAAGTGGGGAAGAAACCATTTTTTTAAACGACGCAATGAATAAAGGTCTAAACATCTATTTTGTACCAGAATATATCGTAATGCATCCACTTGAAAGCTCCGGGAAAATTCTGGATGCAAGCTATTATAAAACTAAAGGGGCGCTTATTAAAAGGTTATATGGTTATTCTTTTAATTTAGTTTTGGGCATAGCATTTTTGATGAAGCAATATTTAAAACCGCAAAGATCTATTTCTCTTTTTAGTTCATTCAAAGAAAGTTTGATAGGTTTCAATTCAATCAATAAAGGATAA
- a CDS encoding nucleotide sugar dehydrogenase, translating into MSTPIKEVKIAVIGLGYVGLPLAVEFAKKYPTVGFDIDAKRVSELIAGVDHTLEVEDELLQSVLTDSLNGDTGLLPSFDSEVLADCNIYIVTVPTPTDKHNRPVLTPMLKASENIGKYLKKGDIVIYESTVYPGVTEDECVPVLEQVSGLKFNQDFFAGYSPERINPGDKEHTVAKILKVTSGSTPEIAEYVDQLYKTVIVAGTHKASSIKVAEAAKVIENSQRDINIAFVNELSKIFNLMGIDTNEVLEAAGTKWNFLKFKPGLVGGHCIGVDPFYLAQKAQELGYHPEIILAGRRLNDSMGKHVATEVIKLMMRKDLKVIDSKVLILGFTFKEDCPDVRNTRVIDIYKELRSFDMEVDVYDPWANPAEVEHEYGVQIISGKQAPDLANYSAVILAVSHQEFKQLQIKKSDTQVVFDVKGFLDKSDVDARL; encoded by the coding sequence ATGTCGACACCTATCAAAGAAGTTAAAATTGCCGTTATAGGCTTAGGGTATGTTGGTCTTCCTTTGGCGGTAGAGTTTGCCAAAAAATATCCAACTGTCGGTTTTGATATTGATGCCAAGAGGGTTTCAGAACTTATAGCCGGTGTGGACCATACACTGGAAGTAGAAGATGAGCTGCTTCAATCCGTATTGACTGATTCTTTAAATGGTGATACAGGTTTATTGCCAAGTTTTGATTCGGAGGTCTTGGCTGATTGCAATATTTATATTGTGACTGTCCCTACTCCAACTGACAAACACAATCGACCGGTATTGACCCCTATGCTCAAAGCTTCTGAAAATATTGGAAAGTATTTGAAGAAGGGAGATATCGTTATCTATGAATCGACGGTATATCCTGGTGTGACCGAAGATGAATGTGTGCCTGTTTTAGAGCAAGTTTCTGGATTGAAATTCAATCAGGATTTCTTTGCTGGTTATTCTCCAGAAAGAATTAATCCCGGAGATAAAGAGCATACCGTTGCAAAAATTTTGAAAGTCACTTCTGGAAGTACTCCGGAAATAGCGGAATATGTAGATCAACTGTATAAAACAGTGATTGTGGCCGGTACCCACAAGGCCTCTTCCATCAAAGTTGCTGAGGCTGCAAAAGTGATTGAAAACTCCCAACGAGACATCAACATCGCATTTGTCAATGAGCTTTCCAAAATCTTTAACCTGATGGGAATCGACACCAATGAGGTGTTGGAAGCAGCAGGGACCAAATGGAATTTCCTCAAGTTTAAACCAGGATTAGTGGGCGGGCATTGTATTGGTGTGGATCCTTTTTATCTTGCTCAGAAAGCGCAGGAATTGGGATACCACCCTGAAATTATCCTGGCGGGAAGAAGGTTGAATGATTCCATGGGGAAGCATGTCGCCACTGAAGTCATTAAACTGATGATGAGAAAAGACCTGAAGGTCATTGATTCCAAGGTGCTCATCTTAGGGTTTACTTTTAAAGAAGATTGCCCAGACGTCAGAAATACCCGAGTGATTGATATCTACAAGGAGTTAAGATCCTTTGACATGGAAGTGGATGTGTACGATCCATGGGCCAACCCCGCTGAGGTGGAGCATGAATATGGTGTTCAGATCATTTCCGGGAAGCAAGCTCCGGACTTAGCAAACTATTCTGCTGTAATTTTAGCGGTTTCCCATCAAGAATTTAAGCAACTGCAAATCAAGAAATCTGATACTCAAGTGGTATTTGATGTGAAGGGATTTTTGGATAAATCTGACGTGGATGCCAGATTATAA
- a CDS encoding glycosyltransferase family 2 protein: protein MLVSIITPVYNAHSHIEETIQSIIAQTYSDWELILIDDYSTDNGIHILSRYTELDARIHLHENPKNLGAAVSRNKGIEMAKGRFIAFLDSDDLWEPTKLETQVKFMLENKHAFTFAGYFKIKNDIIVGEHVVPAKVNHNDLLKTCSIGCLTAMYDTDQLGKVYMPIISKRQDFALWLKILKLIPYAYGINQPLAKYRLRDDSISGNKFKAAKYQWIVYREFENLGLLKSIYYFMHYTFFGVLKTYFHKAKK, encoded by the coding sequence ATGCTTGTATCAATAATAACTCCTGTTTACAATGCCCACTCTCATATCGAGGAGACGATACAGTCTATTATAGCACAAACTTATTCTGATTGGGAATTGATCTTGATAGATGATTATTCCACTGATAATGGGATTCATATTTTAAGCCGCTATACAGAATTGGATGCGAGAATTCATTTGCATGAAAACCCAAAAAATCTTGGAGCGGCTGTCAGTCGGAACAAAGGAATTGAGATGGCCAAAGGCAGGTTTATCGCATTTTTGGATAGTGATGATCTTTGGGAACCAACTAAGCTTGAAACTCAAGTAAAGTTTATGTTGGAAAATAAGCATGCATTTACTTTTGCAGGTTATTTTAAAATCAAGAATGATATCATCGTAGGAGAACATGTAGTTCCCGCTAAAGTAAACCACAATGATTTATTAAAAACGTGCTCCATTGGTTGCTTGACAGCCATGTACGATACAGACCAGCTAGGGAAAGTGTATATGCCAATTATATCCAAAAGACAAGATTTTGCACTATGGCTTAAAATATTGAAGCTTATACCTTACGCCTATGGCATCAATCAACCATTGGCAAAATACAGGCTAAGGGATGATTCTATTTCAGGGAATAAATTTAAAGCCGCTAAATATCAATGGATTGTATATCGGGAGTTTGAAAATCTAGGCCTTTTAAAATCTATTTATTATTTCATGCATTACACCTTTTTTGGGGTGCTGAAAACGTATTTCCATAAAGCGAAAAAATAA
- a CDS encoding Wzz/FepE/Etk N-terminal domain-containing protein: protein MKNQLNTILLKNDFTLLNLVKLGKAKLKVLIATIVIFILIGLAYYISTPTSFSSETILLVESQNTSSAGGLGSLAQVAGFAVPGSSAELATLDPALYPMILQSKPFLEDLMNSKIKSEIYPDSVSLFKYFVETRPDNEIYKFIKSPLSVFKPGIQVNDSDRDSIKMENRTKYEPMEMYVLYRISERITASSEGRLLIISTTMPEPNLAFQFSKMVKDLLVEYSTRYLQEKQKSQVQYLEVQYQKSEEGFKEAQNALTTFRERNQGLFLESMKAIEQNLNSEYNLKFELYRTIAKELETSKIELNNQKPIFTEIEPPIIPNRPIAPNLLLTLAFSITLGFVFGLIFIFILYIKQYIKLHQEIEA from the coding sequence ATGAAAAATCAACTAAATACTATCCTGCTAAAAAATGATTTTACACTTCTCAACTTAGTGAAATTAGGTAAAGCTAAGCTGAAAGTACTGATAGCTACCATTGTAATCTTTATACTGATAGGGCTTGCTTATTATATTTCTACTCCAACCTCATTTTCTTCAGAGACGATTTTATTGGTAGAAAGCCAAAACACAAGTTCTGCCGGAGGTTTAGGGTCCTTGGCACAGGTGGCAGGGTTTGCCGTTCCAGGTTCCTCAGCGGAATTGGCCACGTTGGATCCTGCACTATATCCTATGATCTTGCAGAGCAAGCCATTTTTGGAGGATTTGATGAATTCAAAAATTAAATCTGAAATCTATCCAGATTCAGTTTCTCTTTTCAAATATTTCGTGGAAACAAGACCTGATAATGAAATTTACAAGTTTATAAAAAGCCCGCTTTCAGTTTTTAAACCAGGTATTCAAGTAAATGATAGTGATAGAGATTCTATCAAAATGGAAAACAGAACAAAGTATGAACCGATGGAGATGTATGTTTTGTATCGAATTTCTGAGCGGATCACTGCAAGTTCTGAGGGTAGGTTATTAATCATTTCTACTACCATGCCAGAACCAAATTTGGCATTCCAATTTTCCAAAATGGTAAAAGATTTATTAGTAGAATATTCCACTAGATATCTTCAAGAAAAGCAAAAAAGTCAGGTTCAATATTTAGAAGTTCAATACCAAAAAAGCGAGGAAGGTTTTAAAGAAGCTCAAAACGCCTTGACTACTTTTAGGGAAAGGAATCAAGGCTTGTTTTTGGAAAGTATGAAGGCCATAGAGCAAAACTTAAATTCGGAATATAACCTAAAGTTTGAATTATATAGAACCATTGCAAAAGAGTTAGAAACCTCAAAAATTGAATTGAACAATCAAAAGCCCATATTTACGGAGATTGAACCCCCTATTATACCAAATAGGCCTATTGCTCCAAACCTACTATTGACGTTGGCATTCAGCATCACCTTAGGTTTTGTTTTTGGGCTGATCTTTATTTTCATTCTTTACATCAAGCAATACATCAAGCTACATCAAGAAATTGAAGCCTGA
- a CDS encoding GumC family protein — MSFDQEESDFFQEDDSSFDLKTLFPKILKIWPIILGTVALFLGAAYYYTSTTVPTYLVSSKFFIKEQESALSLFENPALGNQQGIGITNEIIILKSRPIAEATLIQLDFDVEYYEKGRFIKREVFRKTPIVVEVDWGFPQLVNGLVEVKWENANEYSLVFNDENYSQYFPDGSFGVGVPNQEGTYQFNEWIETPQFKVKINNTSNQDTGEAYYIVRDNNYLINKYSGGLIVDLEEKNSTILNLSMAVPNVDKGQTYLNALMETYLELELQEKNEIANRTINFIDKQVAGVADSLTQFENKLQAFRSSNKIYNLNNESSTVYGRLTEIESELANANLKSRYYQSLKDYLVRENYNEIVVPSGLGIEDPYLNGLIENLLSVQVERSRLMATQTDLSPAVREANKKLDDLNKSIREILDNVDLNNKMTIQDLEQRKNEIESSFRNLPQAEQNLIALQRQADLSESIYNFLSEKRAESAITKASNRPNNKIIEFAKVIGGPITPKPQRNYLFAFFCGLMLPVLFVFGRELFRVRIEDISYLEKRLKIPVIATILKNKEENNLVVFNNGKSGIAESFRSLRANIRYLMQKDKQVTLMLTSTISSEGKTFCAMNLASVYSLTGKKTILVGCDMRKPKIFDDFGLKNDVGLSTVLSNQVDDWKEAVQNSKFDNLDIMVSGPIPPNPAELLSGDQFESLVNDLKKVYDVIILDTPPIGLVSETIELLNFVDLTLFVFRQDYSQRNFIDALNGLKTGKGIKNIYALFNGVEGKGVTYGYGYSYGYGYGYYSDDKQVKK; from the coding sequence ATGAGTTTCGATCAAGAGGAAAGCGATTTTTTCCAAGAGGATGACAGCAGTTTTGATTTAAAAACGCTGTTTCCAAAAATTTTAAAAATTTGGCCCATAATCTTAGGAACTGTAGCCCTATTTCTAGGTGCTGCCTACTATTATACCAGTACTACCGTTCCTACTTATTTGGTGTCAAGTAAGTTTTTTATCAAAGAACAGGAAAGTGCCTTATCCTTATTTGAAAACCCTGCTTTAGGGAATCAGCAAGGAATTGGGATCACCAATGAGATCATCATCCTAAAATCCCGACCGATTGCAGAAGCCACCTTGATCCAATTGGATTTTGATGTGGAATACTACGAAAAAGGTCGATTCATCAAGAGAGAGGTATTTAGGAAAACTCCTATTGTGGTGGAGGTAGACTGGGGATTTCCCCAACTGGTCAATGGATTAGTAGAAGTGAAATGGGAGAATGCCAATGAATACTCCTTGGTTTTTAATGATGAAAACTATTCCCAGTATTTTCCTGATGGAAGTTTTGGGGTAGGAGTTCCGAATCAAGAGGGTACCTATCAATTCAATGAATGGATAGAAACTCCACAATTCAAAGTCAAAATCAATAATACCTCCAATCAGGATACTGGAGAAGCCTATTACATTGTAAGAGATAATAACTATTTGATCAACAAATATTCCGGTGGGCTCATTGTTGATTTGGAGGAAAAGAACTCTACCATTCTTAACTTGAGTATGGCTGTTCCTAATGTGGATAAAGGACAAACCTACCTCAATGCCTTGATGGAAACCTATCTTGAACTGGAACTTCAGGAAAAAAACGAGATTGCCAACAGAACCATCAACTTCATCGATAAGCAGGTGGCAGGAGTGGCAGATTCATTGACTCAATTTGAAAATAAGCTGCAGGCCTTCAGGTCCAGTAACAAGATCTATAACCTTAACAATGAGAGTAGTACCGTATATGGCAGGTTGACAGAAATTGAGTCTGAATTAGCCAATGCCAATCTCAAGAGTAGGTACTATCAAAGTTTGAAAGACTACTTGGTGAGGGAAAATTACAATGAAATCGTAGTTCCTTCCGGTTTGGGTATTGAAGATCCTTATTTGAATGGACTGATTGAAAACCTCTTGTCTGTCCAAGTGGAGCGTTCCAGATTGATGGCAACCCAGACAGACCTTTCCCCAGCAGTGAGGGAGGCCAATAAAAAGCTCGATGATTTGAATAAATCCATTCGGGAGATTTTGGACAACGTGGATCTGAACAATAAGATGACGATCCAGGATTTGGAACAAAGAAAGAACGAAATAGAATCTTCCTTCAGGAATTTACCTCAAGCAGAGCAGAATTTAATTGCCCTTCAGAGACAGGCAGATCTTTCCGAAAGCATCTATAATTTCTTGAGTGAGAAAAGAGCAGAGTCTGCGATTACCAAGGCTTCCAATAGACCCAATAACAAGATCATTGAATTTGCAAAAGTAATTGGTGGCCCTATTACCCCAAAACCACAGCGGAATTACCTTTTTGCGTTCTTCTGTGGTCTGATGCTTCCGGTCCTTTTTGTTTTTGGAAGAGAGTTGTTTAGGGTACGAATCGAAGACATTTCCTATTTAGAGAAGCGGCTTAAAATCCCGGTGATCGCCACTATTCTAAAAAATAAGGAAGAAAACAACCTGGTTGTTTTCAATAACGGGAAATCAGGTATCGCTGAATCCTTCAGATCCTTGAGGGCAAACATCCGCTATCTGATGCAAAAAGATAAGCAGGTGACCCTGATGCTTACCTCTACCATTTCAAGTGAGGGAAAAACCTTCTGTGCCATGAACCTGGCCTCCGTCTATTCCTTGACAGGAAAGAAAACCATCTTGGTAGGTTGTGACATGAGGAAGCCGAAGATCTTTGATGATTTTGGATTGAAAAATGATGTAGGACTTTCCACGGTTCTAAGTAACCAGGTAGATGACTGGAAAGAAGCAGTTCAAAACTCCAAGTTTGACAATCTGGATATCATGGTTTCAGGACCTATACCTCCGAATCCGGCGGAATTATTGTCCGGGGATCAATTTGAAAGTTTGGTAAACGACCTCAAAAAAGTGTATGATGTCATCATTCTGGATACTCCACCAATTGGTTTGGTGAGTGAAACCATAGAATTATTGAATTTTGTGGATTTGACCTTGTTTGTCTTTAGACAGGATTATAGCCAGCGAAACTTCATAGATGCCCTGAATGGATTGAAAACCGGCAAGGGAATCAAAAATATCTACGCCTTATTCAACGGAGTAGAAGGTAAAGGAGTCACCTATGGCTACGGCTATAGCTATGGCTATGGATACGGATATTATAGTGATGATAAACAAGTCAAGAAGTAA
- a CDS encoding polysaccharide biosynthesis/export family protein — MNKILRNLFFFGVIALGFYSCVPNKKMIYMQQLEESQGPLIESSEKYSYETEEYLLQINDNVEITIKTTDEDLNLIFGAISNENQTSAQMGGSQGAGDAFFLNGYTIDERGMVEIPLIGEVKLLGLDTKQAKELIENEVLKYVKANEFFVRVRLGGIRFSALGEFTRSGKYTILQNRVTIFEAIAFAGDLNRVAKRDQVLLVRQYPDGSQIHKINLLDRDLLGSEFYFLKPNDLIYAEPMKVRELGAGTNLVETLTLLTTTITAVALVLTLIKN; from the coding sequence ATGAATAAAATTTTAAGAAACCTGTTCTTTTTTGGGGTAATCGCATTAGGCTTTTACTCTTGCGTTCCCAACAAGAAAATGATTTATATGCAGCAGTTAGAGGAAAGTCAGGGGCCTTTGATTGAGTCAAGTGAAAAATATTCCTATGAAACAGAGGAATATCTGTTACAGATTAACGATAATGTAGAAATCACCATTAAAACTACTGATGAGGACTTGAACCTGATTTTTGGGGCCATCAGTAACGAAAATCAGACCTCTGCCCAAATGGGAGGAAGCCAGGGAGCAGGAGATGCATTTTTCTTAAATGGGTATACCATTGACGAGAGAGGGATGGTGGAGATTCCTTTGATCGGTGAAGTGAAATTGCTAGGCCTTGATACCAAGCAAGCAAAAGAGTTGATCGAGAATGAGGTGTTGAAATATGTCAAGGCGAACGAGTTTTTTGTCAGAGTGAGATTGGGAGGGATTCGTTTTAGTGCGTTGGGAGAATTTACCAGATCCGGTAAATACACGATTTTACAAAACAGAGTGACAATTTTTGAGGCGATAGCCTTCGCTGGAGATCTAAACAGGGTTGCCAAAAGAGATCAAGTGCTCTTGGTGAGACAATATCCTGATGGTTCCCAGATCCATAAAATTAATTTATTGGATAGGGACCTACTTGGCTCAGAATTTTACTTTTTAAAACCCAATGATTTAATCTATGCTGAACCAATGAAAGTCAGAGAGTTGGGAGCAGGTACAAACTTAGTAGAAACCTTGACTTTGCTGACGACGACCATCACGGCAGTAGCGTTGGTTCTTACTTTAATTAAAAATTAA
- a CDS encoding glycosyltransferase family 2 protein codes for MFISVIIPVYQDWERLNLCLKALDNQTNIESIFEVIIVNNDPSDDYRPSEKFSFPIKFLTETIPGSYSARNKGLTEAKGDGVLFTDSDCIPAPDWIYQAKNLLENGEAELYGGQIEVFSHLENNFVNFEKAFAFPNAFYVEKGSFSVTANLLVKKEVVEKIGGFNPSLMTGGDSEFCNRAVKAGFKISYSPLMSLKHPARSSWEEMKVKAIRFGGRLPKGKNKLVIILKLIGKFRIRFTDIQQVYHLSGYGISDKFGFFLIKQRLRWVEANESMRVYLGKKPGRK; via the coding sequence GTGTTTATTAGTGTAATTATTCCGGTTTATCAGGATTGGGAACGTTTGAATTTATGCCTCAAAGCACTGGATAATCAAACAAATATTGAATCTATCTTTGAGGTAATAATCGTAAATAATGATCCTTCTGACGATTATAGACCCAGTGAAAAATTTTCCTTCCCTATTAAATTTTTAACAGAAACAATACCAGGTTCCTATTCAGCCAGAAATAAAGGATTGACTGAAGCCAAAGGAGATGGTGTCTTATTTACGGATTCTGATTGTATCCCAGCCCCTGATTGGATTTATCAAGCCAAAAACCTTCTTGAAAATGGAGAGGCAGAGTTGTATGGGGGACAGATCGAAGTATTCTCTCACCTTGAAAACAACTTTGTCAATTTTGAGAAAGCATTTGCCTTCCCCAATGCCTTTTATGTAGAAAAGGGCAGTTTTAGTGTTACCGCTAACCTTTTGGTAAAAAAAGAAGTTGTAGAGAAAATTGGTGGTTTTAATCCGTCTTTAATGACAGGGGGAGATTCGGAGTTTTGCAATCGAGCGGTGAAAGCAGGGTTCAAAATTAGCTATAGCCCTTTGATGTCGTTGAAACACCCGGCAAGGTCAAGTTGGGAAGAGATGAAAGTGAAGGCCATCCGGTTTGGAGGGAGGTTGCCCAAAGGGAAAAATAAACTCGTAATTATCTTGAAATTAATCGGCAAGTTTAGAATAAGGTTCACGGATATTCAACAGGTTTATCACCTATCGGGATATGGGATCTCAGATAAATTCGGCTTTTTTCTGATCAAACAACGATTAAGGTGGGTAGAAGCAAATGAATCAATGCGTGTTTATTTGGGTAAAAAACCTGGTCGAAAATAA
- a CDS encoding capsule assembly Wzi family protein yields MFKKAENGLNRSKLRFGVLLLFMLFSYYEDAQAQILNADFPVLEQYLRRQQLLGEFPLHQSFTLRPIRFDGRDSTGATNTVSEILTGISKIENPQKRINILPLISTTEINTKRPYGWGNKGLIPNVGIQTYLSVGVYARFKFLEIQFQPEFSYSQNKPFDGFEAQFSGFENYSRYFYWNNGDNPERFGNESIHRFWWGQSSVNILMGPMALGVSTQNIWWGPGQFNSLIFSDNSEGFPHLSLSTRRPLKTVVGNFEMQVIMGRLEDSGLFPSQNEVLNRRYFRRFDGDWRYLNGLKINYNPSFLKNFFLGFSRTFHQYSKYMGDSFKDYFPVFEVFQKKTLFENGNSITYDGRGQDQQVSLSMRYVVPKANFEIYAEYGRRDHAYNWRDFILNPDHARAYLFGFQKLFPIPERNSFLQVRGEMTQQQESVNRYVRYPGLIGNQTWNTHGLARAFGNYGENLGVGIGVGSNVQTLEITEVKGMMKRGILLERLENNQDYFFRAFGQNPEKKPWVDLSFGLLWDQRFDRLVLSGKAQFVKAHNYQWQSKGISTDDYPNGRKVFSFYGNLNIIYQLKK; encoded by the coding sequence ATGTTTAAAAAAGCTGAAAATGGTTTAAATCGATCCAAGTTACGATTTGGTGTTTTACTCCTGTTCATGCTTTTTTCTTATTATGAGGATGCTCAAGCCCAAATCCTGAATGCGGATTTCCCAGTATTGGAACAATACCTTAGGAGGCAACAATTACTAGGAGAATTTCCCCTTCACCAATCATTTACACTCAGGCCCATTCGCTTTGATGGGAGGGACTCTACAGGAGCAACCAATACCGTTTCTGAGATACTTACAGGGATATCGAAAATTGAAAATCCACAGAAGCGAATCAATATATTACCTTTGATTTCTACGACAGAAATTAATACCAAAAGGCCTTATGGTTGGGGCAATAAGGGGTTGATACCCAATGTAGGTATCCAAACCTACTTAAGTGTTGGAGTTTATGCTCGATTTAAGTTTTTGGAAATCCAGTTCCAACCAGAATTTTCATATTCTCAAAACAAGCCATTCGATGGATTTGAAGCACAGTTCTCTGGCTTCGAAAATTATTCCAGATATTTTTACTGGAATAATGGAGATAACCCAGAGCGATTTGGGAATGAGTCCATTCATAGATTTTGGTGGGGCCAGTCAAGCGTAAATATTTTAATGGGGCCTATGGCTTTGGGTGTTTCCACCCAAAACATATGGTGGGGGCCAGGCCAATTTAATTCCTTGATTTTCTCGGATAATTCTGAAGGATTTCCTCATTTGTCCTTATCCACTCGAAGACCTCTCAAGACGGTGGTCGGGAATTTTGAAATGCAGGTAATTATGGGGAGACTCGAAGATTCGGGATTGTTTCCTTCTCAAAACGAGGTGTTAAATAGGAGGTACTTCCGAAGATTTGATGGGGATTGGCGCTATTTGAATGGTTTAAAAATAAATTATAACCCCTCTTTTTTAAAGAATTTCTTTTTAGGGTTCAGTAGAACTTTTCATCAATATAGTAAGTACATGGGGGATTCTTTTAAAGATTATTTCCCTGTTTTCGAGGTTTTTCAAAAGAAAACATTGTTTGAAAATGGGAATTCAATTACCTATGACGGAAGAGGGCAGGATCAACAGGTCTCCTTATCCATGAGGTATGTGGTTCCCAAGGCGAATTTTGAAATTTATGCAGAATATGGGAGGAGGGATCATGCCTACAATTGGAGAGATTTTATTTTAAACCCAGACCATGCGAGAGCATACCTATTTGGATTTCAAAAACTATTTCCTATTCCAGAAAGAAATTCATTTCTACAAGTAAGAGGGGAAATGACCCAACAGCAAGAGTCTGTCAACAGGTATGTGAGATATCCTGGACTGATTGGAAATCAAACTTGGAATACCCATGGTTTGGCTCGGGCTTTTGGTAATTACGGGGAAAATTTAGGAGTAGGGATAGGAGTAGGTTCAAACGTTCAAACACTCGAGATAACAGAGGTGAAGGGAATGATGAAAAGAGGCATTTTATTAGAGCGTTTGGAAAATAACCAAGATTATTTTTTCAGGGCATTTGGGCAAAATCCAGAGAAAAAACCATGGGTAGATTTAAGCTTTGGATTGCTTTGGGACCAGCGATTTGATAGACTTGTTCTCAGTGGGAAAGCCCAATTTGTGAAAGCCCATAATTATCAGTGGCAGTCCAAAGGAATAAGTACTGATGATTATCCCAACGGTAGAAAAGTCTTTTCTTTTTACGGGAATCTGAATATTATTTACCAGTTAAAGAAGTAA